GCCTTGATCATCGACCTGATCGACTCGACGATGAGCGTATTGGTATCGCTGATACCTGCTTCCGTAATCCCGCGCACTCCCATGATCAGTACGTCGGCAGCGATACTACTGAGCATTCGTTCGCAAATGGGCCCCAGTTGGACGCCGAGCCGCGGATACACGTACCCGCCTGTCAAAGTCACCTCGACGCGTTTGCAGTCCCAGAAAATTTGCGCCACTGGGATCGAATTCGTAATGACCTGGATAGGACGATCAAACAGGTTGCGAGCGACTTCGACGACAGTGGAGCCGCCACCGAGCAGCACCGTTTGTCCATCTTCAATCAGTCGTGCGGCGACCTTGCCGATCTGTACCTTCTCTTCCTGGCAGCTGCTGGAGAGTCGTCCAAAATCCAGGATCTCGTCCCGTACCTGAAGGGAGATAGCGCCACCATGGACCCTGCGCACCAGGCCTTCCTGTTCGAGTTCGATCAGGTCCCGGCGAATACTTGAACGGGAGGCGTTTAGCCTTTTACAAAGTTCGTTCAGATCGATGAATTCTTCTTCCTTTGCAAAGAATTCCTTGACCTTCAGTTTGCGTTCGGCAGGTCTCATTCGAAAAATTATAGCACCCAGTGTTCAAGACCGGAATGGAGGTTTGAATTTTCCTGATTGAGATGTGAACGCTTTTGCACTATTTTGTTGAACGGTTCACGTTCTTCCAAGTCAGGGACATTTGTGCCTCTGCTGAAGCGCGTCACGCAGTAACAGCTTTCACCCTGCTTCGGCGCGTACGGCATTGAGGTCACCGACAAATCCGTCTTTCTGTTTCTTGAATGGAGACTCTGAAATGAGCGACAACTTTACGAGGCGCGATCTGCTGAAGGGTACAGGAGCTTCGCTGGTTGCACTGGCGGCCACTCCGGCCCTCTCAGCGCTGCAGGCCCAACCCGCTACTCAAGCGGCAACTCCGAGCGATAAGCCCTACCCCAAACCTATCGCCACGGCCATCCCCGAACGAATGCGGTGGTGGAATGAGGCACGGTTTGGCATGTTCATTCACTGGGGCCTGTACAGCGTTCTCGGCCGGCACGAATGGGCGATGGAGAACGAAGGCATTCCGGTGAAGGATTATGAGCAGCTCGCTCATCGCTTCAATCCGAATCCCAATGCAGCCCGTGCCTGGGCAAAGCTGGCAAAGCAAGCCGGGATGAAGTACATGGTGATGACCACCAAGCACCATGAAGGCTACTGCAACTTCGACACAAAACTGACGAACTTCTGCTCTACGAAACAGGCGCCGGGACGCGATCTCGTACGTGAATACGTGGATGCAGCCCGCGCCGAGGGACTTCGCGTCGGCTTCTATTACTCACTGATGGATTGGCACCACCCGGACGGCGCGCGCTGCAAACAAGATGAATCGGCCCGGAAACGGTTTGTGGAATACAGTCACGGCCTCATCCGCGAACTGATGACGAATTACGGAAAGGTCGACATCCTCTGGTACGACGTTTCGTGGCCGCTCAGTGCCGATGAGTGGGAATCCGAGCGCATGAACGAAATGGTGTTCAAACTTCAGCCTGGCATCATCGTCAACAACCGAAACAGGTTGCCGGGCGACTTCGCCACACCTGAACAGAAGATCACCGCTGAAACGCGTCCGTGGGAAGCCTGCATGACCCTGAACGACAGTTGGGGTTATCAGCCCGGGGACAATGCATGGAAAACTCCCCAGCAGGTAGTTCGTAATCTTGTCTCGTGCGTACGCGATGGCGGCAACTATTTGCTGAACATCGGACCGAAACCGGATGGCTCAATCCCCGAAGAATCGGTACGCATTCTGACCGAAGTCGGCCAATGGGTATCCAAGAACGGCGATGCTATCTACGGTTCCGATCCTTGCCAGGTGCGTCGCTCCAACTACGCCAGCTTCACGCGCAAGGGCAACACGCTCTACATGCACGTCCATTTCTGGCCCGGAGACTACGTTGCGGTAAGCGGTCTGTTGACGAAGGTGACTTCGGCAAAATTGCTGTCCACAGGGAAACCGGTCAGTTTCGAGCAGGACAAGTTCCGCGTTCGCTTCACCGGTCTTCCAAAAGAAGCACCCGATCACCCAGTCACTACGATCGCTCTCGAGTGCGAGTCCGAACCGATGCAGGACCAGTACTTTGTCCGCAACGGACGGCCTCGCGAAGGTGTCGGCACCTAGCCGACCGCTCACAACTGAATGCAATCTGAGAAGGCGGGGCCAACCCCGCCTTCTTCACGCAAAATTTTTGTTCACGTACATTTTCAAGGATGGGCCATGGCCAGTTCAGATGATCGTTTGTTATCCAGAAGGAAGTGGATGGGCGCTGCGGCGACGGCCTCGTTGGGCACGGGCTTGCTCGCGGTGACCGCGGCGGCGCAGTCGCCTAAGGCGGGTGCGGCGGGGAACACGCTTGGCGTGCGCACTTACAACATTCGGGACTTCGGCGCGAAAGGCGACGGAGCCACACTCGACACGGCTGCGCTCCAGGCGGCCATCGATATCTGCGCAAAGGAACAAGGCGGGACCGTCCTGGTGCCCGCCGGTGTGTTCGTTATCGGAACGGTCGAGATGAAGAGCAACGTAACGCTGCACATCTCGGCTGGAGGAAAACTGCTGGGCAGCGCCGATGGCAGACAGTACCACGCCATTGATGCCATCCCGCTAACCGGAGACCACACGCTCAATGATGGAAACGTTGCGCTGATCTTTGCTGTCAATGCCCGGAACGTGCGCATTGAGGGCCCGGGCACGATCGACGGGCAGGGCGCTCAGTTCCGTAGCCCGAGCAAGGGAGTGCCGCCTCCGTCGGGAATTGGCGGCAGCCGTCGCCCGTACCACATGCTGTTTTACCGTTGCGAGCATCTTGCGGTGCGGGATATTTTCCTGACCGCCTGCGCATTTCATTCGGTACGCATTATTAAGTCCAAGTACGTGAACCTGGACGGCATTCACATCCACAACCGGGTGAATAGTAACAACGACGGGTTTCACTTCGTTAGTGCCGAGCACGTACACCTCAGCAACTGCACCGTGGAATGCCAGGATGACGCCTGTGCCCTGTTCGGCAGTTGCAAATTCATAACGGTTACAAATTGCTCGTTCAGTACACGGTGGTCGGTATTTCGGTTCGGCGGCGGTGAGGCGGAAAACATCACCGTATCCAACTGCCTCATCTACGACACGTTCGGCTGTCCAATCAAACTGCGCTGCTCTTCGGGGTCACGCTTCGAGAACATTTCTTTTTCCAACCTGGTAATGAAGAACGTGACGGGTCCAATCTCCATCGGCCTCGGTCCACAACCGCGAAGGGCTGATCGTCCCGCACCAGAGACGACGACGCCTGAGAAGCCGGGTATCGTTCGCAACATTTCCTTCAGTGGAATTCACGCCACGGTGGTTGTGCCGTTTCAGCTTCCAGACGTCCCATTCCGCAGCGGGTACAACCCTGGCGAGATTAAGTCGTGCATGGCTCTGAACGGGATGAACGACGGATTCATTGAGAACGTCAGTTTCAATGATGTTCATGTAACATTCGCTGGTGGCGGGACAGCCGAGGACGCGGCCGTGCGAGATGTGCCGAAGGTGGCGGGCGAATACTACCAGGCCGGGGTATATCCGGCGTATGCCCTGTTTGCGCGCAACGTCAAAGGGCTCACGCTCAACAATATTCGGTTCGAGGTGAGCGCACCTGAACTGCGGCCAGCAATGGTGTTCGATACTGTCGAGGATGTTGCGGTGAGCGGGTTCAGCGCGCAGGGAAACCGTGAAGCGGAATCCTTGCTGCGCTTTATCGGGAGCCGAGATGTCCTGCTGAGTGCCAGCCGGCTGATTTCACCGGCGTCCGTATTCCTCCAGGTAGAAGGTGCGGCAAGCGGCGGGATCACGATCGACGGAGGAGACCTGTCAAAGGCGGCAAAGCCTTTGGCGTTCGCGGCGGGAGCGAAGGAAGAGGCTGTAAAGCTGCGTTCGTAGGCGTCGAAACAGGATGAAAAACAAAGCCCAGACTACTCATCTCATCGGATGATCAAGTCTGGGCTGTTCAACTTCAGCGCCGCCGTGCTGGCCGTGCTTCACTCTGTTCTGCTCTCTTTTACTTAATTACCGGCGCGCCTTTGAACTTCAGGACAACGGTTGAGGAGATCTTGTCCGGTGCAGTTGCGGGCAAACTCAGGAC
The nucleotide sequence above comes from Clostridia bacterium. Encoded proteins:
- a CDS encoding glycosyl hydrolase family 28 protein, which codes for MASSDDRLLSRRKWMGAAATASLGTGLLAVTAAAQSPKAGAAGNTLGVRTYNIRDFGAKGDGATLDTAALQAAIDICAKEQGGTVLVPAGVFVIGTVEMKSNVTLHISAGGKLLGSADGRQYHAIDAIPLTGDHTLNDGNVALIFAVNARNVRIEGPGTIDGQGAQFRSPSKGVPPPSGIGGSRRPYHMLFYRCEHLAVRDIFLTACAFHSVRIIKSKYVNLDGIHIHNRVNSNNDGFHFVSAEHVHLSNCTVECQDDACALFGSCKFITVTNCSFSTRWSVFRFGGGEAENITVSNCLIYDTFGCPIKLRCSSGSRFENISFSNLVMKNVTGPISIGLGPQPRRADRPAPETTTPEKPGIVRNISFSGIHATVVVPFQLPDVPFRSGYNPGEIKSCMALNGMNDGFIENVSFNDVHVTFAGGGTAEDAAVRDVPKVAGEYYQAGVYPAYALFARNVKGLTLNNIRFEVSAPELRPAMVFDTVEDVAVSGFSAQGNREAESLLRFIGSRDVLLSASRLISPASVFLQVEGAASGGITIDGGDLSKAAKPLAFAAGAKEEAVKLRS
- a CDS encoding DeoR/GlpR family DNA-binding transcription regulator — protein: MRPAERKLKVKEFFAKEEEFIDLNELCKRLNASRSSIRRDLIELEQEGLVRRVHGGAISLQVRDEILDFGRLSSSCQEEKVQIGKVAARLIEDGQTVLLGGGSTVVEVARNLFDRPIQVITNSIPVAQIFWDCKRVEVTLTGGYVYPRLGVQLGPICERMLSSIAADVLIMGVRGITEAGISDTNTLIVESIRSMIKAARKVIIVADHSKFGRDAMVHVADLEDIDLVVSDDGLAPEYREMLRKNGVDFLVASDASSAMSSELRSVAQPSARAR
- a CDS encoding alpha-L-fucosidase, with translation MSDNFTRRDLLKGTGASLVALAATPALSALQAQPATQAATPSDKPYPKPIATAIPERMRWWNEARFGMFIHWGLYSVLGRHEWAMENEGIPVKDYEQLAHRFNPNPNAARAWAKLAKQAGMKYMVMTTKHHEGYCNFDTKLTNFCSTKQAPGRDLVREYVDAARAEGLRVGFYYSLMDWHHPDGARCKQDESARKRFVEYSHGLIRELMTNYGKVDILWYDVSWPLSADEWESERMNEMVFKLQPGIIVNNRNRLPGDFATPEQKITAETRPWEACMTLNDSWGYQPGDNAWKTPQQVVRNLVSCVRDGGNYLLNIGPKPDGSIPEESVRILTEVGQWVSKNGDAIYGSDPCQVRRSNYASFTRKGNTLYMHVHFWPGDYVAVSGLLTKVTSAKLLSTGKPVSFEQDKFRVRFTGLPKEAPDHPVTTIALECESEPMQDQYFVRNGRPREGVGT